One window of Phoenix dactylifera cultivar Barhee BC4 chromosome 5, palm_55x_up_171113_PBpolish2nd_filt_p, whole genome shotgun sequence genomic DNA carries:
- the LOC103719662 gene encoding BTB/POZ domain-containing protein At1g63850-like, with translation MAASVHLKTQTQPHSHRSKRRKRRETTISVSSAPSLSPHVVSSDGSAWCCAVSSKPHHHQPPPSSASPPHPRRPPPPPPPEPEPALAVEPSHSLSPAQASPSWASPGAAMDASPAAAPVYPPYPSSYSKFNSALNAGLLNPMSPPPLDKTRSSPTLFDMMANEHDYHARPALPPPQSPAGRAVPVQDRQLLLQERVAGILGSCSPGNQFNDPDSSDVRLTLTSRDGLSVSLNVHRHILVAHSRFFAAKLSDRWSRQQRSLPHLVEISDCDDVEVYIETLRLMYCKDIRRRLMKEDVSKVLGILKVSAAIVFDAGVLSCLEYLEAAPWAEDEEEKVASLLSQLHLESLGAGEVLKRVSLEVAAPSADEANGNGGEEILVRLLQVVLEGKDEKARREMKGLVSKMLRENSASYGRGGGGAAGGDLSKESLYFACDGCLRLLRHHFLRAAGADLSEAAQIARQADNLHWVLDILIDRQMADEFLWTWAAQLELSEAHSRVPAIHRYEVSRVTARLFVGVGKGQILVSKEARSLLLRTWLEPFYEDFGWMRRACKGLDRHLIEDGLANTILTLPLAMQQEILLAWFDRFLNSGDDCPNIQRGFEVWWRRAFWRRNSEPERPPQLRMAAVCENSS, from the exons ATGGCAGCGTCCGTCCACCTCAAAACCCAGACCCAGCCCCACTCCCACAGATCCAAGCGTCGTAAGCGCCGCGAGACCACCATCTCCGTTTCCTccgccccctccctctctccccacgTCGTCTCCTCCGACGGTAGCGCCTGGTGCTGCGCCGTCTCGTCCAAGCCCCACCACCACCAgccccctccctcctccgccTCGCCGCCCCACCCCCgccgccctcctcctccgcccccgCCGGAGCCGGAACCCGCGCTCGCCGTGGAGCCATCCCACTCCTTGTCGCCGGCCCAGGCCTCCCCAAGTTGGGCCTCGCCAGGCGCCGCCATGGACGCCTCCCCTGCCGCTGCCCCGGTTTACCCTCCGTACCCCTCGAGCTACAGCAAGTTCAACTCCGCCCTCAATGCGGGGCTCCTCAACCCCATGTCCCCCCCGCCCCTTGACAAAACCCGCTCCAGCCCCACCCTCTTCGACATGATGGCCAACGAGCACGACTACCATGCCCGCCCCGCACTCCCGCCGCCCCAATCGCCGGCCGGCCGCGCCGTCCCTGTCCAGGACCGGCAGCTTCTGCTTCAGGAGCGGGTCGCGGGTATTCTGGGCAGCTGTAGCCCCGGGAACCAGTTCAACGACCCGGACTCCAGCGACGTCCGGCTGACCCTCACTTCCAGGGACGGCCTCAGCGTCTCCCTCAACGTCCACCGCCATATCCTGGTTGCCCACAGCCGCTTCTTCGCCGCCAAGCTCTCCGACCGCTGGTCCCGTCAGCAGCGCTCCCTCCCCCACCTCGTCGAGATCTCCGACTGCGACGACGTCGAGGTCTACATCGAGACTCTCCGCCTCATGTATTGCAAGGACATCCGCCGTCGCCTCATGAAGGAGGACGTCTCCAAGGTCCTCGGCATCCTAAAG GTCTCGGCGGCAATCGTGTTCGATGCGGGGGTTTTGTCTTGCCTGGAGTACCTGGAGGCCGCCCCCTGGGCCGAGGACGAGGAGGAAAaggtggcctccctcctctcccagCTCCACCTGGAGAGCTTGGGTGCAGGAGAGGTGCTCAAAAGGGTCTCCCTCGAAGTAGCCGCTCCCTCGGCGGACGAAGCCAACGGCAATGGCGGCGAGGAGATACTTGTCCGGCTCCTCCAGGTGGTTTTAGAAGGCAAGGACGAGAAGGCCCGGCGGGAGATGAAGGGTCTCGTGTCAAAAATGCTCCGGGAAAACAGCGCCTCCTACGGCCGGGGCGGTGGCGGCGCCGCCGGCGGGGACCTCAGCAAGGAATCGCTCTACTTCGCCTGCGACGGCTGCCTCCGCCTTCTCCGCCACCACTTCCTCCGCGCCGCCGGCGCCGATCTGTCGGAGGCCGCCCAGATCGCCCGGCAGGCCGACAACCTCCACTGGGTCCTCGACATCCTCATCGACCGCCAGATGGCCGACGAGTTCCTCTGGACCTGGGCGGCGCAGCTGGAGCTGTCGGAGGCGCATTCCAGAGTCCCGGCTATCCACCGCTACGAGGTAAGCCGGGTCACGGCCCGGCTCTTCGTCGGGGTGGGCAAGGGCCAGATTTTAGTCTCCAAGGAGGCGAGAAGCTTGCTCTTAAGGACTTGGCTTGAGCCTTTTTACGAGGACTTCGGGTGGATGAGGAGGGCTTGCAAGGGGCTCGACCGCCATCTTATCGAAGACGGGCTCGCTAACACAATTCTGACGCTGCCGTTGGCAATGCAGCAGGAGATCTTGCTGGCGTGGTTTGATCGGTTCCTGAATTCCGGCGACGATTGCCCAAACATCCAGAGGGGCTTCGAGGTGTGGTGGAGGAGGGCGTTCTGGCGGCGGAATAGCGAGCCTGAGCGGCCGCCGCAGCTCAGGATGGCTGCCGTCTGTGAGAATTCTTCCTGA
- the LOC103719661 gene encoding homeobox protein BEL1 homolog: MAHHHPEKLGTMISPAFSYDDFSSTRNSMIQSFEPNQELYSLQAGMEMLGRGFFPKVGSSSSSIGGELSQSPNENLMVTAETAATTTMLNLWQRSNRMLGEDNSLRCLLPTEGNQQPNQGLSLSLCNPEPSEAIAGMEQPFRQQHLSANSRDELFPKSTYVLEDRRLFPQSYQQVQQLKHSKYLIPAQELLNEFCSLGRGSSSSKHKSHKTNQWEEGGSSSNSSWNQSLCSLDIIELQKRKAELLSMLEEVDRRYKKYCEQMRTVVLSFEAVAGEGAAMVYSTLASKAMSKHFRCLRDGIVGQIQETKKAMGDKDPVAPGTTRGETPRLKLLDQCLRQQKAFQQPGLMESHPWRPQRGLPERSVSILRSWLFEHFLHPYPSDVDKHILARQTGLSRSQVNNWFINARVRLWKPMVEEMYLEETKEQDKQTSNGENSNDNNARTGELQSNRNPNPNSSSLQSHAEDQKPTPGQLLNDSDSLSSIINSSHHRADARDPMSSKFPYHDARRHHPVPRAENFGAVDLDFTSYGECSNHNFGGGVSLTLGLQQHSGGGMSLSFSPASQHPLLFSGEQMEDCQPSQFSIIDGEAQNLPYRNLMGAQMLHDLAG; the protein is encoded by the exons ATGGCGCATCACCACCCAGAGAAGCTAGGGACTATGATCTCTCCAGCTTTCAGCTACGACGACTTCTCCTCCACTAGAAACTCCATGATCCAGAGCTTCGAGCCCAACCAGGAGCTGTACAGCCTTCAAGCCGGGATGGAGATGCTGGGGAGAGGCTTCTTCCCCAAGGTGGGCAGCAGCTCCTCCAGCATCGGAGGAGAGCTCTCCCAATCGCCGAACGAGAATCTTATGGTCACGGCCGAGACCGCGGCGACAACGACGATGTTGAATTTGTGGCAGCGGTCGAACCGGATGCTGGGCGAGGATAACTCGCTGAGGTGTCTATTGCCTACCGAAGGGAACCAGCAGCCCAACCAGGGACTGTCCTTGTCCCTGTGCAACCCCGAGCCCTCCGAGGCGATCGCCGGCATGGAACAGCCCTTCCGTCAGCAGCACCTCTCCGCCAATTCAAGGGATGAATTGTTCCCAAAATCCACGTACGTACTTGAAGACCGGAGGCTCTTTCCACAATCCTATCAGCAAGTACAGCAGCTAAAGCACTCCAAATACTTGATTCCAGCTCAAGAACTGCTCAACGAGTTCTGTAGTCTAGGTCGGGGCAGCAGCTCCTCGAAGCACAAGTCTCACAAAACAAACCAATGGGAGGAAGGAGGGTCTTCTTCCAACTCTTCATGGAACCAATCCCTCTGCTCTCTTGACATTATTGAGCTGCAGAAGAGGAAGGCTGAGCTCTTGTCGATGCTAGAAGAG GTGGATAGGAGGTACAAGAAATATTGTGAGCAAATGAGGACGGTGGTCTTGTCATTTGAGGCGGTGGCCGGAGAAGGAGCCGCTATGGTCTACTCTACCCTGGCATCCAAGGCCATGTCGAAGCACTTCCGGTGTCTGAGGGATGGGATTGTTGGCCAGATCCAGGAGACAAAGAAGGCTATGGGAGATAAGGACCCGGTTGCACCAGGGACGACCAGAGGTGAGACCCCGAGGCTCAAACTGCTCGACCAGTGCCTCAGACAGCAGAAAGCATTTCAGCAGCCTGGATTGATGGAGAGCCACCCATGGCGGCCGCAACGGGGCCTACCAGAGCGCTCCGTATCGATCCTTCGATCATGGCTTTTTGAGCATTTTCTTCACCC GTACCCCAGCGATGTCGATAAGCATATATTAGCTCGGCAAACCGGACTCTCTAGGAGCCAG GTCAACAATTGGTTCATAAACGCACGGGTCAGGCTATGGAAACCAATGGTGGAGGAGATGTACTTGGAAGAAACGAAGGAGCAGGACAAGCAGACCTCCAATGGGGAGAACAGTAACGACAACAACGCCCGGACAGGCGAGCTACAGTCCAaccgaaaccctaaccctaattctAGCTCCTTGCAGTCGCATGCCGAGGACCAGAAGCCCACACCAGGCCAGCTCCTCAACGACTCAGATTCCCTCTCCTCCATCATCAATAGCAGCCACCACCGCGCCGACGCAAGGGATCCCATGAGCAGCAAGTTTCCCTACCACGACGCTCGGCGACACCACCCGGTCCCGAGGGCTGAGAACTTCGGTGCAGTGGACTTGGACTTCACTTCCTACGGTGAGTGCAGCAATCACAACTTCGGCGGTGGCGTCTCGTTAACTCTGGGCCTGCAGCAGCACAGCGGAGGGGGCATGAGCCTGTCGTTCTCCCCGGCCTCTCAGCACCCTCTGCTCTTCTCCGGAGAGCAGATGGAGGACTGCCAGCCGAGCCAGTTCTCTATCATTGATGGGGAGGCTCAGAACCTTCCTTATAGAAACCTGATGGGAGCTCAGATGCTGCATGACTTGGCCGGGTAG